The nucleotide sequence tttctttttcttttacaaacaattatgttttatatgaaacatttGATCTGAGACTGAGCTTTGAACATGAATAGCAATGTGCATTGTGGAAATCCCcgcccaccccccccccccccccccccccccccccccacacacaaacacactatggTCTGTACTCAGGTTGACGTGAGGTGAAAGGATTGACAAGTACTGTCAGTACTGTAAGGAGTACATCGGTGGTGCATCTCCCAGGAACCCGTGAAGAGGATAAGTGCATGTCTTAATGTGACGGCTGTCCCCAGTCTGCCTGCGTGACTAAAGTGAGGCTTACATCATAATCGGATTGGAGGATGAGTGAGCAATGATTAGCCAATGAGGGCCAGAGGAGATCCTTGTTTCAGCACATGTGGAAAGAGCATTTGTAATCACTCCTCTAAGCCCAGTTTAGAAGTGAGAGACtacttttttttcatctcttagtttttcttgttttgtttttgagtaCACAACACCTCTTACAGAGATCACAGAGGGCAGAGGTGTAAATGTGCCTCTGGAGTTTTATTCTGGTGAATTTGGGTGAAGATttatacgtgaaattgcatattTCAGATGCTGGAGGCCTTTTTTTCTCAGGCTATATTCAGCCTGAGCGATTAAAAGTTCATAACTATATCGTCCATCATAACTTGACATATTAATACATAGAATCTGAAACTTGTACATTGGTTAAAACCATATCTGCACGATTACAGTTGTTTTCTATACTTCTACATCTGTATATAGAGCATAATTTAGTCTGTTTTTCTTATATTAGTGTTATATTCCATCTCTACTGTGTTATTCCCATGTGTGTCTGTACTTTCTTCTGCACTTGAAGCTCCTGTAGTCAAGTCAGATTATTTGAATGTGAAAACACATTTTGGTAATAAAGCCATATGGCCCTGAGCTATGACAGAATACTTGTActttaataaatgattttatacaGCCTTTCAGCTTACCTACTACAACAGGAAGCACCTTCATAGCTTTCCTCTCCCTCCCGTTTATTTTCGCTCTCTTCCTTCGCCGGTTCTGGCTCCCGCCGGGGTGTGGGAGCATGGACACGGGACCCGGGCTGTCAGGTTCGGGGAAGTTATCGTGCTCCAGCTCTTCTAAGGTAATGTCGCTCAAGTCTTTCTCGATCACGGGGGGCAGAGGAGGCGGCAGGCCAGACAGCGGCTGGAGGGACGCGGCGGCCTCCTGAAGCTTTCTGCTGGCCTGCATGCTGCTCCTCAGTTTGGCCTTCCTCGCCTCCTCCCACTTCCTCAGGCCCCGGAACATCCCGCAGTACAGCAAGAGCATGATGGGGCACGGCACGAAAAAGGAACAGACGGAGGAGTACACCACGTAGTTGTTGTCCTCCAGCTTGCATTCGCTGTGGTCCCGGTTGGGGACGTTGTTGATCCCGAACATCACGGGGGAAGCCACAGCCAAGGCCAGGATCCATGTGGCTGAAAGCAGGACAATCTGTCGCTGGTCCACGTGTTTGCGGTTGTAGTTAAGAGGAATGGAGACTGCGATGAACCTGGAGGGAACCATATGAGGTATTACAAAGACAGCTCATGCAAAGCTTTTAAATCAACATTGACATTTTtcttgacacttttttttttaatcatgatatGTTAGCTAAGCCGCTGCTCGAATCTCTGATTCGCTGATTGAGTTGTGACCCAGTTAAGTGTTGACCTGATCCTCGCCTGAACCTTCAACTGCTAATCAGATAATAGCACACATATTCAACTTGTATGTGTTTTATAATGTGATTCCAGTTTACAGAAGGCTAATGTAAGGGTGAAACTAACATAACCAGTGAAATGTCTAGGtcatattttaccccaaaataaacattgagaaatagtttttttttttatttaaaggggggggggggaatgctcgttttcactcaatatcctgttaatcttgagtacctatagagtagtactgcatccttcataactctaaaaagtctttagttttattatattcataagagaaagatagtctgtaccgatttttcccggaaaaacacgaccgactggaggcgtgacgtgtgggcggagctaaagaatcacgagcgcgagtaggcttttgcgttgagagcatgtggaagctgtgacattatcgtgagggaaaaaccatcatccaaaataaaccatggcttacagtcagattcagcctttatttatgatccagaatcagatcccgaggctgaaactgaacgagagccgcagcagcaacgactcgctccgagcggggctcgaacccgggtctccggcatgggaggggacgcactaacaaggaggcagagatatttgaagcagttttactcaccgcctgcggttccaatacacgatcgtgaccctttttcgttgggattgcatcatccttaagaaataaacgataagcaaatccggcgtcaaactgggccttgtttgtaaaacaagcatcttcgaaatgaagggaacaaacaaaaacacttgcacaactccgttgatgctctgtaaaaataaactccatccactggtcccttaatgctgtttttttttggtaatctgtgcagggtcttgccctggcaaccaaaaacacactccttttgtgacttttcccgacgctctcgctctgatcagtgaagtctgttgtgctctcagtgctctgctatacgggagcgcgcgctcttccggcagaagtgtccttaggacccatataaggaaattccgctccatctaacgtcacacagagccatactcgaaaaaaaactttccgaaacttgtgacaaaccggaaggagtattttgggaacaaaaatactccttcaaacgtacaacttaatttttgaaactttgaatccaactctttaacagtgtaaaaaactcagtatgcatgaaatagcatttcaccccccctttaataaagatttaataaacgcaacacttttgttttggccccatttttcatgagctgaactcaaagatcttagactttttctatggacacaaaaggcctatttttctcaaatattgttcgCAAATCTGTCTAaaactgtgttagtgagcacttctactttaccgagataatccatccacctcacaggtgtgcatca is from Carassius auratus strain Wakin chromosome 25, ASM336829v1, whole genome shotgun sequence and encodes:
- the LOC113042899 gene encoding D(4) dopamine receptor-like, producing the protein MPANLTVSSHTTNYNFPALIFGIVLIIIIICGNVLVCLSVYTEKALKTTTNYFIVSLAVADLLLAVLVLPLFVYAEFQDGVWSLNMTVCDGLMTMDVMLCTASIFNLCAISIDRFIAVSIPLNYNRKHVDQRQIVLLSATWILALAVASPVMFGINNVPNRDHSECKLEDNNYVVYSSVCSFFVPCPIMLLLYCGMFRGLRKWEEARKAKLRSSMQASRKLQEAAASLQPLSGLPPPLPPVIEKDLSDITLEELEHDNFPEPDSPGPVSMLPHPGGSQNRRRKRAKINGRERKAMKVLPVVVGVFLFCWTPFFVVHTMRALCEDCYIPSSVSSIVTWLGYVNSALNPIIYTVFNTEFRKFFRKFLPTLPNCC